One genomic segment of Gimesia sp. includes these proteins:
- a CDS encoding DUF1257 domain-containing protein, with protein MSHIVQIQTEIRDPTAISAACQRLKLPPPVQGKTRLFSSTATGWAVQLHNWRYPVVCDVKTAQLSFDNFEGRWGDRRELDHFLQGYAVEKAKLEARKQGHTVREQPLEDGSIKLTVQVGGAA; from the coding sequence GTGTCACACATCGTACAGATTCAAACAGAAATCAGAGATCCGACTGCGATTAGTGCTGCCTGCCAGCGACTGAAACTGCCACCGCCTGTCCAGGGAAAGACCCGACTCTTCAGCAGCACGGCGACAGGCTGGGCAGTCCAATTACACAACTGGCGGTATCCGGTCGTCTGCGACGTCAAAACGGCCCAGCTGAGCTTTGACAATTTCGAAGGCCGCTGGGGAGATCGCCGGGAGCTGGACCATTTTCTCCAGGGGTATGCCGTAGAGAAAGCTAAACTCGAGGCCAGAAAGCAGGGGCACACGGTCCGCGAGCAACCACTGGAAGATGGCTCAATCAAGCTCACGGTTCAGGTTGGAGGTGCGGCATGA
- a CDS encoding DUF2997 domain-containing protein yields MSQTIEIIIAPDGQSRIETQGFTGTGCRTASRFLEQALGKATSEQLKPEFHQHASEDEHLQEGR; encoded by the coding sequence ATGAGCCAAACGATCGAAATCATCATTGCCCCGGACGGTCAGTCCCGCATCGAAACACAGGGTTTCACTGGAACCGGCTGTCGCACCGCCAGTCGGTTTCTGGAACAGGCCCTAGGAAAAGCAACATCAGAACAACTTAAACCGGAATTCCATCAGCATGCTTCGGAAGATGAACACCTGCAGGAAGGCCGTTGA